From Passer domesticus isolate bPasDom1 chromosome 20, bPasDom1.hap1, whole genome shotgun sequence, one genomic window encodes:
- the SPATA20 gene encoding spermatogenesis-associated protein 20 isoform X1, which translates to MLAAPLRCARRHTLLTGMAAMATQGTPGPPSRPRHTNRLINEKSPYLLQHAHNPVDWYPWGQEAFDKAKTENKLIFLSVGYSTCHWCHVMEEESFKNQEIGEIMNEHFVCIKVDREERPDVDKVYMTFVQATSGGGGWPMSVWLTPDLKPFAGGTYFPPEDGVHRVGFRTVLLRIAEQWKENKDALLESSHRILEALRHTSEICVQGQESPPPAKEVMDICFQQLSRSYEEEYGGFSKSPKFPTPVNLNFLFTYWALHQTTPEGARALQMALHTLKMMAHGGIHDHIGQGFHRYSTDQRWHVPHFEKMLYDQGQLAAMYTKAFQISGDEFFADVVRDILLYVSRDLSDQAGGFYSAEDADSYPTSTSREKREGAFCVWAAEELRALLPDPVKGATEGTTLGDVFMHHYGVEEAGNVDPMKDPHQELKGKNVLIVRGSPELTAARFGLEPGQLSALLQECQQRLSSARAQRPRPHLDTKMLAAWNGLMISGFAQAGATLAEQGYVSRAAQAAAFLRTHLFDPDSGRLLRSCYRGEHNSVEQSTVPIQGFLEDYVFVIQALFDLYEASLEQDWLEWALHLQHMQDKLFWDPKGFAYFSTEASDPSLLLRLKDDQDGAEPTPNSVAVTNLLRAACYSGHTDWVDKASKILAAFSERLQKIPITLPEMVRANAVFHHTLKQVVICGDPQGEDTKEMLQCIRSVFSPNKVLMVADRDSAGFLYRQLPFLASLERKDGKATAYICSNFTCSLPVTSAHELRGMLSP; encoded by the exons ATGTTGGCGGCGCCGCTGCGCTGCGCCCGCAG GCACACACTTCTGACGGGGATGGCAGCCATGGCCACGCAGGGGACACCCGGCCCCCCCAGCCGCCCTCGTCACACCAACCGCCTGATCAACGAAAAGTCCCCGTACCTCCTGCAGCACGCCCACAACCCCGTGGATTG GTACCCTTGGGGTCAGGAAGCCTTTGATAAagcaaagacagaaaacaaGCTGATATTCCTGTCAG TTGGCTACTCCACCTGCCACTGGTGCCATGTCATGGAGGAGGAGTCCTTCAAGAACCAGGAGATTGGGGAGATCATGAACGAGCACTTTGTGTGCATCAAAGTGGATCGTGAAGAGCGGCCAGATGTGGACAAAGTGTACATGACCTTTGTGCAG GCCACCAGTGGTGGAGGTGGTTGGCCCATGAGTGTCTGGCTGACCCCAGACCTCAAACCCTTTGCTGGGGGGACGTATTTCCCTCCTGAGGATGGAGTGCATCGTGTTGGTTTTCGGACTGTGCTGCTCCGGATCGCAGAGCAG TGGAAGGAGAACAAAGATGCCCTGTtggagagcagccacaggaTTCTGGAAGCATTGCGACACACATCAGAGATCTGTGTTCAGGGCCAGGAGTCACCCCCGCCAGCCAAAGAGGTGATGGACATCTgtttccagcagctctccagatcCTATGAAGAGGAGTACGGTGGATTTTCCAAATCCCCCAAGTTCCCCACCCCAG TGAATTTGAATTTCCTGTTCACGTACTGGGCCCTGCACCAAACAACTCCAGAAGGTGCCCGGGCACTGCAGATGGCTCTGCACACCCTCAAGATGATGGCCCATGGGGGCATCCATGACCACATTGGTCAG GGGTTTCACCGCTACTCCACGGACCAGCGCTGGCATGTACCTCACTTTGAGAAGATGCTCTATGACCAGGGGCAGCTGGCAGCCATGTACACCAAAGCCTTCCAG ATCTCTGGAGATGAGTTCTTTGCTGATGTTGTCCGAGACATTCTACTCTACGTCTCGCGTGACCTGAGTGACCAG GCAGGAGGTTTCTATAGTGCAGAAGATGCAGATTCCTACCCAACCAGCACATCTAGAGAGAAGCGAGAAGGAGCTTTCTGTGTGTGGGCAGCTGAGGAGCTCCGGGCTCTCCTCCCTGACCCTGTCAAGGGGGCCACAGAGGGGACAACCTTGGGAGATGTCTTCATGCACCACTATGGAGTGGAAGAGGCTGGCAACGTGGACCCCATGAAG GACCCCCATCAGGAGCTGAAGGGAAAGAACGTCCTCATTGTGCGCGGCTCCCCGGAGCTGACAGCAGCCCGGTTcgggctggagccaggccagctgagtgCCCTGCTGCAGGAGTGCCAGCAGAGACTGTCCTCAGCCCGGGCACAGCGGCCACGGCCACACCTGGACACCAAGATGCTGGCAGCGTGGAATG GGCTGATGATCTCAGGCtttgcccaggctggggctACCCTGGCCGAGCAGGGATATgtgagcagggctgcacaggcagCTGCCTTCCTGAGGACACACCTTTTTGACCCTGACAGCGGGAGGCTGCTGCGGAGCTGCTACCGGGGCGAGCACAACTCAGTGGAGCAGAG CACTGTGCCCATCCAGGGCTTCCTGGAGGACTATGTCTTTGTCATCCAGGCACTCTTTGACCTATATGAAGCGTCACTGGAGCAGGACTGGCTGGAATGGGCCCTTCATCTCCAGCACATGCAAGACAAGCTCTTCTGGGACCCTAAAGGCTTTGCTTATTTCTCCACTGAGGCCAGCgatccctccctgctgctgcgtCTCAAGGATG ACCAGGATGGAGCAGAGCCCACCCCCAACTCTGTTGCTGTCACAAACCTGCTCCGAGCAGCTTGTTACTCCGGTCACACGGACTGGGTGGACAAAGCCAGCAAGATCCTGGCTGCCTTCTCAGAGAGGCTGCAGAAGATCCCAATAACCCTCCCAGAGATGGTCCGGGCCAACGCTGTCTTCCATCACACCCTCAAACAG GTCGTCATCTGTGGGGACCCCCAAGGAGAAGACACCAAAGAGATGCTGCAGTGCATCCGCTCTGTCTTCAGCCCAAACAAG GTGCTGATGGTCGCAGACAGAGACAGCGCCGGGTTCCTCTACCGCCAGCTGCCTTTCCTTgcatccctggagaggaaggatgggaAAGCCACTGCCTACATCTGCAGCAACTTCACCTGCTCGCTGCCTGTCACCTCTGCTCATGAGCTGCGTGGGATGCTCAGCCCATGA
- the SPATA20 gene encoding spermatogenesis-associated protein 20 isoform X2 produces the protein MAAMATQGTPGPPSRPRHTNRLINEKSPYLLQHAHNPVDWYPWGQEAFDKAKTENKLIFLSVGYSTCHWCHVMEEESFKNQEIGEIMNEHFVCIKVDREERPDVDKVYMTFVQATSGGGGWPMSVWLTPDLKPFAGGTYFPPEDGVHRVGFRTVLLRIAEQWKENKDALLESSHRILEALRHTSEICVQGQESPPPAKEVMDICFQQLSRSYEEEYGGFSKSPKFPTPVNLNFLFTYWALHQTTPEGARALQMALHTLKMMAHGGIHDHIGQGFHRYSTDQRWHVPHFEKMLYDQGQLAAMYTKAFQISGDEFFADVVRDILLYVSRDLSDQAGGFYSAEDADSYPTSTSREKREGAFCVWAAEELRALLPDPVKGATEGTTLGDVFMHHYGVEEAGNVDPMKDPHQELKGKNVLIVRGSPELTAARFGLEPGQLSALLQECQQRLSSARAQRPRPHLDTKMLAAWNGLMISGFAQAGATLAEQGYVSRAAQAAAFLRTHLFDPDSGRLLRSCYRGEHNSVEQSTVPIQGFLEDYVFVIQALFDLYEASLEQDWLEWALHLQHMQDKLFWDPKGFAYFSTEASDPSLLLRLKDDQDGAEPTPNSVAVTNLLRAACYSGHTDWVDKASKILAAFSERLQKIPITLPEMVRANAVFHHTLKQVVICGDPQGEDTKEMLQCIRSVFSPNKVLMVADRDSAGFLYRQLPFLASLERKDGKATAYICSNFTCSLPVTSAHELRGMLSP, from the exons ATGGCAGCCATGGCCACGCAGGGGACACCCGGCCCCCCCAGCCGCCCTCGTCACACCAACCGCCTGATCAACGAAAAGTCCCCGTACCTCCTGCAGCACGCCCACAACCCCGTGGATTG GTACCCTTGGGGTCAGGAAGCCTTTGATAAagcaaagacagaaaacaaGCTGATATTCCTGTCAG TTGGCTACTCCACCTGCCACTGGTGCCATGTCATGGAGGAGGAGTCCTTCAAGAACCAGGAGATTGGGGAGATCATGAACGAGCACTTTGTGTGCATCAAAGTGGATCGTGAAGAGCGGCCAGATGTGGACAAAGTGTACATGACCTTTGTGCAG GCCACCAGTGGTGGAGGTGGTTGGCCCATGAGTGTCTGGCTGACCCCAGACCTCAAACCCTTTGCTGGGGGGACGTATTTCCCTCCTGAGGATGGAGTGCATCGTGTTGGTTTTCGGACTGTGCTGCTCCGGATCGCAGAGCAG TGGAAGGAGAACAAAGATGCCCTGTtggagagcagccacaggaTTCTGGAAGCATTGCGACACACATCAGAGATCTGTGTTCAGGGCCAGGAGTCACCCCCGCCAGCCAAAGAGGTGATGGACATCTgtttccagcagctctccagatcCTATGAAGAGGAGTACGGTGGATTTTCCAAATCCCCCAAGTTCCCCACCCCAG TGAATTTGAATTTCCTGTTCACGTACTGGGCCCTGCACCAAACAACTCCAGAAGGTGCCCGGGCACTGCAGATGGCTCTGCACACCCTCAAGATGATGGCCCATGGGGGCATCCATGACCACATTGGTCAG GGGTTTCACCGCTACTCCACGGACCAGCGCTGGCATGTACCTCACTTTGAGAAGATGCTCTATGACCAGGGGCAGCTGGCAGCCATGTACACCAAAGCCTTCCAG ATCTCTGGAGATGAGTTCTTTGCTGATGTTGTCCGAGACATTCTACTCTACGTCTCGCGTGACCTGAGTGACCAG GCAGGAGGTTTCTATAGTGCAGAAGATGCAGATTCCTACCCAACCAGCACATCTAGAGAGAAGCGAGAAGGAGCTTTCTGTGTGTGGGCAGCTGAGGAGCTCCGGGCTCTCCTCCCTGACCCTGTCAAGGGGGCCACAGAGGGGACAACCTTGGGAGATGTCTTCATGCACCACTATGGAGTGGAAGAGGCTGGCAACGTGGACCCCATGAAG GACCCCCATCAGGAGCTGAAGGGAAAGAACGTCCTCATTGTGCGCGGCTCCCCGGAGCTGACAGCAGCCCGGTTcgggctggagccaggccagctgagtgCCCTGCTGCAGGAGTGCCAGCAGAGACTGTCCTCAGCCCGGGCACAGCGGCCACGGCCACACCTGGACACCAAGATGCTGGCAGCGTGGAATG GGCTGATGATCTCAGGCtttgcccaggctggggctACCCTGGCCGAGCAGGGATATgtgagcagggctgcacaggcagCTGCCTTCCTGAGGACACACCTTTTTGACCCTGACAGCGGGAGGCTGCTGCGGAGCTGCTACCGGGGCGAGCACAACTCAGTGGAGCAGAG CACTGTGCCCATCCAGGGCTTCCTGGAGGACTATGTCTTTGTCATCCAGGCACTCTTTGACCTATATGAAGCGTCACTGGAGCAGGACTGGCTGGAATGGGCCCTTCATCTCCAGCACATGCAAGACAAGCTCTTCTGGGACCCTAAAGGCTTTGCTTATTTCTCCACTGAGGCCAGCgatccctccctgctgctgcgtCTCAAGGATG ACCAGGATGGAGCAGAGCCCACCCCCAACTCTGTTGCTGTCACAAACCTGCTCCGAGCAGCTTGTTACTCCGGTCACACGGACTGGGTGGACAAAGCCAGCAAGATCCTGGCTGCCTTCTCAGAGAGGCTGCAGAAGATCCCAATAACCCTCCCAGAGATGGTCCGGGCCAACGCTGTCTTCCATCACACCCTCAAACAG GTCGTCATCTGTGGGGACCCCCAAGGAGAAGACACCAAAGAGATGCTGCAGTGCATCCGCTCTGTCTTCAGCCCAAACAAG GTGCTGATGGTCGCAGACAGAGACAGCGCCGGGTTCCTCTACCGCCAGCTGCCTTTCCTTgcatccctggagaggaaggatgggaAAGCCACTGCCTACATCTGCAGCAACTTCACCTGCTCGCTGCCTGTCACCTCTGCTCATGAGCTGCGTGGGATGCTCAGCCCATGA